Genomic window (Mycoplasma leachii PG50):
TATGGTAGCCTGTACGGGGTTCGAACCCGTGTGTCCACGGATGAAAACCGTGTGTGTTAACCGCTTCACCAACAGGCCAAGATAATGGCGGCTTTTACAGGGCTCGAACCTGTGACAAACCGGTTAACAGCCGGTTGCTCTACCTGCTGAGCTAAAAAGCCATATCTTTTAATTGGTCATATTTATCTAAGACACTAAAAATAATACCATTACTGATTATCATTTTCAAGATTTTACTTAATATTTTTTTATTTTTATAAATTATTTTTTAACTACCATAAATGTATTTATCATCTGAGTACTTTTGATTAGATTTTGAAAGTTTATCTTTAGTCATAACTGATTTTAAAGCATTTGCAAAATTTTGAGCATTTCCAACTTTTTTAACATCTCAAGAACTTAAATTTTGATTGAATTTATCTGCTGAATAAAACATTCCATTCATCGATTAAACATTACTTGTATTTCACGAACTAATATCTTGATTAAAACTAGTAGCTTCAGTAAACATACCATCCATACTTTTAACTTTTGAAACATCTCATTTATTTAATGGCTGATTAAAACTTATAGCGCTTCTAAAAGTATAAGTTAGATCTGTTAAACTATCAGTCTTTCAATCATTTATATTTTGATTAAATGTTATTGCTCCATCAAACAAAAAATCCATATCAGTAACCTTTGAAACATTTCAGTTATCTATTGGTTGATTAAATTTTTCAGCTTCAAAAAACATAGCTGACATATTTACAACATTAGAAATATTTCAACTAGAAATATTTTGATTAAAACTTTTTGCTGAATAAAACATGTTTTTTAAAGAAATAATGTTTTTAGTATCTTATTTGTCAATATTAGTGATTTTTTCATTTTTTTTTTTTTTTCAAAAAAAGAATCACTTAATGAATTAATTTTTAATGGCAGATCAATTGGAACTTCTTTTGTATTTTTATCTAATCTATTTAAAACATAATAATCTACATTTTTTATTGTTTCTTTTTATAACCTAATTAAGTTACTTTAGTTTTAGTATCATCACTATATTTAGTTTCTACATACTCTTTTACAGTTTTTGGCTTAAATTCAAAAACATTACCAAAAACTCTGATCTTAACAGAGTTCTTATTAGCATTATTATCTAAAACTAAATGTTTATCTTTTTGATTTTCATCAAATAAAATAACTTCATTTAAATTTTTTTTAACTCATCATACATTTGTTTAAATTCAGGATCAGAGTTAAAAATAGATTGTAGTTTATCTTCACTTAGTTTGTCTTCTTTTACTAGTTGATAAGTTCTTTTTACTTGTTGGTATTTTTCAGTTTTTTTATCTTGTTCTAATTTTTGATTATTAATTTGATTATTATTTATTCTA
Coding sequences:
- a CDS encoding BspA family leucine-rich repeat surface protein, whose amino-acid sequence is MNGMFYSADKFNQNLSSWDVKKVGNAQNFANALKSVMTKDKLSKSNQKYSDDKYIYGS
- a CDS encoding BspA family leucine-rich repeat surface protein, with product MISLKNMFYSAKSFNQNISSWNISNVVNMSAMFFEAEKFNQPIDNWNVSKVTDMDFLFDGAITFNQNINDWKTDSLTDLTYTFRSAISFNQPLNKWDVSKVKSMDGMFTEATSFNQDISSWNTSNV